A window of Chloroflexota bacterium contains these coding sequences:
- a CDS encoding MMPL family transporter, which translates to MLAAVTTIVSLLAGLFSPINIIGDFGIIAGLGVVLSLIVMLTLLPAGRSRIDRRREARGTLRQPRLISTAFPGVERLAEGLGREVTRAPVPYFLIVAVTTIALGFAATGLKAEFSIRDLLPSDGSVMADIDTLDVAIGGSTEIVSVLVKAEATETRSLLNLQDLTTAFENESLRPSAAAGPIRTSYELLLRDWIHDSGEPGDNYDPELAALFSQASDDMELDPELMQMILDRLGSQEPSLAHLLVNDPGGIDAILLQFEAFTGDPAASRALQGDIEALWFGDDDAITATSETIVSFAVTDAIRDRQTESIGTTVAVAVGVLAIFFWLTVRQPALAVIAVGPTFLVLISVLGTMALLDIPYTIITSIITALSIGIGVDYTIHVIHRYREEYGRRRDPEQAAIRTLATTGSALLGSALTTGLGIGVLIASPLLASQQFAITAAITILYSLIVSILVVPPLMTIWGSYQNVRLRSNLRQMAADLDQQMEAVYQRSEQAP; encoded by the coding sequence GTGCTGGCTGCGGTGACGACAATCGTGAGCCTGCTGGCGGGACTCTTCTCTCCGATAAATATCATCGGCGATTTCGGCATCATCGCGGGACTGGGCGTTGTGTTGAGCCTCATTGTGATGCTGACGTTGCTGCCGGCGGGACGGTCGAGGATCGACCGTCGCCGCGAGGCACGCGGCACGTTACGCCAGCCCCGCCTGATTTCGACGGCGTTTCCCGGTGTGGAGCGGTTGGCCGAGGGGCTGGGGCGGGAGGTCACCCGCGCTCCCGTGCCTTACTTCCTCATCGTGGCGGTGACGACGATTGCCCTTGGATTTGCGGCCACGGGACTAAAAGCGGAATTCAGCATCCGTGACCTCCTGCCCAGTGATGGGAGTGTGATGGCAGATATCGATACTCTCGATGTTGCGATTGGAGGCTCCACGGAGATCGTCAGTGTGCTGGTAAAAGCTGAGGCGACGGAGACTCGCTCGTTACTCAACCTGCAGGACCTTACCACCGCCTTTGAGAACGAGTCTCTGCGTCCAAGCGCAGCGGCGGGACCAATCCGGACATCGTATGAACTGCTGCTTCGGGACTGGATTCACGATAGCGGAGAGCCGGGGGACAACTACGACCCGGAACTGGCCGCGCTCTTCAGTCAAGCCAGCGACGACATGGAACTTGATCCAGAACTCATGCAGATGATTCTGGACAGACTGGGGTCGCAAGAGCCCTCCCTCGCGCATCTTCTTGTCAACGACCCGGGCGGGATTGACGCAATATTGCTCCAATTCGAGGCCTTCACCGGAGACCCCGCGGCATCCAGAGCACTCCAGGGAGACATTGAAGCTCTCTGGTTTGGCGATGACGACGCCATCACGGCGACTTCCGAGACAATTGTCTCTTTTGCGGTCACGGACGCGATCAGGGACCGGCAGACGGAGTCTATCGGCACGACCGTTGCGGTAGCGGTTGGCGTGCTGGCTATATTCTTCTGGTTGACGGTGCGGCAGCCGGCACTGGCCGTCATCGCGGTGGGGCCGACCTTCCTCGTGCTCATCTCAGTGCTGGGCACGATGGCATTGTTGGACATTCCCTATACCATCATCACGTCAATCATCACGGCGCTCTCCATCGGCATAGGGGTTGATTACACCATCCATGTGATTCACCGCTACCGCGAAGAGTACGGCCGCCGGCGGGACCCGGAACAGGCGGCTATCCGTACGCTCGCCACCACCGGCTCGGCGCTGCTGGGATCGGCTTTGACGACGGGGCTCGGCATTGGTGTGCTCATTGCCTCCCCACTGTTGGCGTCCCAACAGTTCGCTATCACCGCGGCCATCACGATTCTCTACTCGCTGATCGTATCGATTTTGGTGGTGCCGCCCCTGATGACAATTTGGGGCTCGTACCAAAACGTGCGGCTGCGCTCTAACTTGCGACAGATGGCAGCCGATCTCGACCAGCAGATGGAGGCTGTGTATCAGCGCAGCGAGCAGGCACCGTAG
- a CDS encoding PQQ-dependent sugar dehydrogenase — MKRLIGLILGILLALLALSAVLAADCKFVPGFMTMRELIGYEVFDECLEAEVPRDREALVALFNATNGENWKYSGKWLSSAPVGEWHGVTVDARGHVIELRLQRNQLSGEIPPELGNLTSLTSLWLNNNQLSGKIPPELGNLTNLRELRLLRNQLSGEIPPELGNLTNLTELRLNHNQLSGEIPPALGNLASLTDLRLDWNQLSGDIPPELGSLANLADLRLQRNLLSGDIPPALGDLARLTTLLLDNNRLSGAIPPELGRLANLRWMFLHENALSGEIPPQLGSLTNLKALSLEANQLSGAIPSELGSLANLEWMWLYRNQLSGKIPPELGNLPRLTSLWLNHNQLSGEIPPELGNLANLSALRLGYNQLIGEIPPELGNLTYLRELRLGENQLSGEIPPELGNLASLTSLWLHGNQLSGEIPGSPVPVRVAPAVTPQDSPVPLAVALQEVFGGREFEQPIEIGAYPIGPADGAGPGVFVAEREGRILLLHPDGDEAVELLDITDRVTMEGNEEGLLSVALDPRFEETGHLWLFYSVQGAVPYTTRLSRFTVDLADLRRVHSDSELMVIEIEKPYANHNGGSIRFGPDGMLYLGLGDGGSDRDSQNLETLLGSVIRIDVREASESSPYTVPPDNPFVDVPGARPEIWAYGLRNPWRMAFDPATGVLWAGDVGRSDFEEINHIEAGGNYGWNRLEGSHCNSPATGCDPAGTILPVAEYGHHLGCSVSGGVVYRGEAIQALVGHYLFSDFCRGQLWALPPNGGAVVEIADIQRPVSSFGTDADGEVYVLTFWGTVFRLALP; from the coding sequence TTGAAACGCCTTATTGGGCTCATACTCGGTATTCTCTTGGCGCTGCTCGCGCTGAGTGCGGTTCTCGCCGCCGACTGTAAGTTCGTGCCGGGCTTCATGACAATGCGCGAACTGATTGGGTATGAGGTATTCGACGAGTGTTTGGAGGCGGAGGTGCCACGGGACCGAGAGGCGCTCGTCGCCCTATTCAACGCCACGAACGGCGAGAATTGGAAGTACAGTGGCAAGTGGCTGAGCAGTGCGCCAGTTGGAGAGTGGCACGGGGTTACGGTTGACGCAAGAGGACACGTCATAGAACTGCGCCTCCAGCGGAACCAGTTGAGCGGGGAGATTCCGCCGGAGTTGGGCAACCTCACCAGCCTCACCTCACTGTGGCTCAATAACAACCAGTTAAGCGGGAAGATTCCGCCGGAGCTGGGAAATCTAACCAACCTGAGAGAACTGAGGCTCCTGCGGAACCAGTTAAGCGGGGAGATTCCGCCGGAGTTGGGCAACCTCACCAACCTGACGGAACTGAGGCTCAACCACAACCAATTGAGCGGAGAGATTCCGCCGGCGTTGGGCAACCTTGCCAGCCTCACGGATCTGCGCCTTGACTGGAACCAACTGAGTGGGGACATACCACCGGAGTTGGGCAGCCTTGCCAACCTCGCGGATCTGCGGCTCCAGCGAAACCTGTTGAGCGGAGATATACCGCCGGCGTTGGGTGACCTCGCTCGCCTCACCACGCTGTTGCTCGACAACAACCGGTTGAGCGGGGCAATACCGCCGGAGTTGGGTCGCCTCGCCAACCTGAGATGGATGTTCCTCCATGAAAACGCGCTGAGCGGGGAAATTCCGCCGCAACTCGGTAGCCTCACCAATCTGAAAGCGCTGTCCCTCGAAGCAAACCAGTTGAGTGGGGCAATACCGTCGGAATTGGGCAGCCTCGCGAACTTGGAATGGATGTGGCTCTACCGGAACCAGTTGAGCGGAAAGATTCCGCCGGAGTTGGGCAACCTCCCTAGGCTCACCTCGCTGTGGCTCAACCACAACCAGTTGAGCGGGGAAATTCCGCCGGAGCTGGGTAACCTCGCCAACCTGAGCGCGCTGAGGCTCGGGTACAACCAGTTGATTGGGGAGATACCGCCGGAGTTGGGTAACCTAACCTACCTGAGAGAACTGAGGCTCGGCGAAAACCAACTGAGTGGGGAGATTCCACCGGAGTTGGGCAACCTCGCGAGCCTTACCTCGTTGTGGCTCCACGGGAACCAACTGAGCGGGGAGATTCCGGGCAGTCCGGTGCCGGTTCGCGTCGCGCCGGCGGTCACGCCCCAGGACTCTCCGGTTCCGCTCGCGGTCGCACTCCAGGAGGTGTTCGGCGGACGGGAGTTCGAGCAGCCGATCGAGATTGGCGCGTACCCGATTGGGCCAGCCGACGGAGCTGGTCCCGGCGTATTCGTAGCCGAGCGGGAAGGCCGTATCCTGCTGCTGCACCCGGATGGCGACGAGGCCGTCGAATTGCTCGACATCACTGACCGCGTAACGATGGAGGGCAACGAGGAGGGCTTGCTCAGTGTCGCCCTTGACCCACGGTTCGAGGAGACCGGCCACCTCTGGCTCTTCTACTCAGTGCAGGGTGCGGTGCCGTACACAACGCGGCTCTCCCGCTTCACGGTGGACCTCGCTGACCTGCGACGCGTGCATTCCGACTCCGAGCTCATGGTCATAGAAATCGAAAAGCCGTATGCGAACCACAACGGCGGCAGTATCCGCTTCGGGCCTGACGGGATGCTGTATCTCGGATTGGGCGACGGTGGATCGGACCGCGATTCCCAGAATCTCGAGACCCTGCTGGGCAGTGTCATTCGCATCGACGTCCGCGAGGCCTCAGAATCCTCGCCATACACCGTCCCGCCCGACAACCCGTTCGTCGATGTACCGGGGGCGCGACCCGAGATCTGGGCGTATGGGCTCCGCAACCCGTGGCGCATGGCGTTCGATCCGGCAACCGGCGTGCTGTGGGCGGGTGATGTGGGGAGATCAGACTTTGAGGAGATTAACCACATCGAGGCTGGTGGCAATTACGGTTGGAATCGGCTCGAAGGCTCACATTGCAACAGTCCCGCAACGGGGTGTGATCCGGCCGGCACCATCCTGCCCGTGGCGGAGTACGGCCACCACCTCGGTTGCTCGGTCTCGGGCGGCGTGGTGTACCGGGGGGAGGCCATCCAGGCGCTCGTCGGGCACTACCTCTTCTCGGACTTCTGCCGCGGGCAACTGTGGGCGCTACCTCCGAATGGCGGCGCCGTGGTTGAGATCGCCGACATCCAGCGGCCGGTTTCGTCATTCGGCACCGATGCCGATGGCGAGGTGTACGTGCTCACCTTCTGGGGAACCGTGTTCCGTTTAGCGCTCCCGTAG
- a CDS encoding MMPL family transporter, which produces MSANEGARRRDPGQAAIRTLATSGSALMGPALTTAHGIGVLIESPLLAPQQFAITAANTIAYSLVFSILVVPPAMAVWGAYQNVRLRSSLRQMATDLA; this is translated from the coding sequence CTGAGCGCAAATGAAGGAGCGCGCCGGCGCGACCCGGGACAGGCGGCTATCCGCACACTCGCCACCTCCGGCTCGGCGCTGATGGGCCCCGCGCTTACAACAGCACACGGCATTGGTGTGCTGATTGAGTCCCCTTTGCTGGCACCTCAGCAGTTTGCCATCACGGCGGCAAATACCATCGCCTACTCGCTGGTGTTTTCCATCCTGGTGGTCCCGCCCGCAATGGCGGTCTGGGGTGCGTACCAAAATGTGCGGCTGCGCTCGAGCTTGCGGCAGATGGCAACCGATCTCGCCTAG
- a CDS encoding DUF3892 domain-containing protein, whose amino-acid sequence MANLRVLRTGKDGYGDITALCGSWGRTSKSLAIREIEQRLHIYYVKDIIGRIANVEVVNGSTGKYLRTERNSNCSDNLDNLPDC is encoded by the coding sequence GTGGCAAACCTAAGAGTACTTCGCACCGGTAAGGACGGATACGGAGACATAACCGCACTATGCGGTTCGTGGGGCCGTACTAGCAAGTCATTGGCGATCAGAGAGATAGAGCAGAGGCTGCACATCTATTACGTGAAGGATATCATTGGCAGAATAGCGAATGTCGAAGTTGTGAACGGTTCAACAGGAAAATATCTTCGAACCGAACGCAACTCCAATTGCTCAGACAATCTCGACAACCTACCTGATTGCTAA
- a CDS encoding ImmA/IrrE family metallo-endopeptidase: MPIEMIIERTYGLEILWDNIPAVPGEIILGALAPGDRQIVLNLRHESLFDRYIGPERFTLAHELAHWIYDADDPDQLAFDFPEKPEKVYCLPPESPELTESQRIREVNANKLAAHLLLPEDLVRCEVAAGALNDFSGTASRWKVSRSMLEIRLEELGLIGKQEPTESPPN, from the coding sequence GTGCCTATCGAGATGATTATCGAGCGAACTTATGGGTTAGAAATCCTATGGGACAATATACCAGCAGTTCCCGGTGAGATCATTCTGGGTGCCTTGGCTCCTGGCGACCGGCAGATTGTGCTCAATTTGCGGCACGAGTCTCTCTTTGATCGATACATTGGGCCAGAGCGCTTCACACTTGCTCATGAGCTAGCGCATTGGATCTATGACGCCGACGACCCCGATCAGCTTGCATTTGACTTCCCCGAAAAGCCTGAAAAGGTTTACTGCCTTCCTCCAGAATCACCAGAACTTACAGAATCCCAACGCATCCGCGAAGTAAACGCAAACAAGCTGGCTGCTCACCTGTTGTTGCCAGAGGATTTGGTCCGTTGCGAAGTTGCAGCTGGAGCATTGAATGACTTTTCCGGCACTGCTTCCAGGTGGAAAGTCTCGCGATCGATGCTGGAGATTCGACTAGAGGAATTAGGTCTGATCGGCAAGCAGGAGCCCACAGAATCGCCTCCAAACTAG
- a CDS encoding helix-turn-helix transcriptional regulator: METIGQRIKRERLLRNLTQRDLAEKVNVGAPHISKIEAGREIPSDDLLDKIASALDCDFEELLLVAKRMPPDLMESFASDPQRSLEFLRRWKDRDS, translated from the coding sequence ATGGAGACAATCGGCCAGCGAATTAAGCGTGAACGTTTGTTGCGAAACTTGACTCAGAGGGATCTTGCCGAGAAAGTAAACGTCGGTGCTCCACACATCTCTAAGATCGAAGCCGGTCGCGAGATCCCTAGCGATGATCTTCTTGATAAAATCGCAAGTGCCTTGGATTGCGATTTTGAGGAGTTACTTCTGGTGGCAAAGAGGATGCCTCCAGACTTGATGGAGAGCTTCGCATCTGATCCCCAGCGCTCACTTGAGTTTCTGCGCCGGTGGAAAGATCGCGACTCCTGA
- the rpmA gene encoding 50S ribosomal protein L27, whose product MAQKKAGGSSRNGRDSAGRRLGVKRTDGELVRAGNILVRQRGTPIRPGENVGIGKDHTLFAKIDGVVRFETFGRDSKRAIIVPLG is encoded by the coding sequence GTGGCACAAAAGAAAGCCGGCGGCAGCAGCCGTAACGGTCGGGATAGCGCAGGCAGACGACTGGGCGTCAAGCGCACCGACGGGGAATTAGTGCGCGCCGGAAACATTCTCGTGCGCCAGCGCGGCACCCCAATTCGCCCGGGCGAGAACGTCGGTATCGGCAAGGACCACACCCTCTTTGCCAAAATTGATGGCGTAGTCCGCTTCGAGACCTTCGGCCGCGATTCCAAGCGCGCCATCATCGTTCCGCTCGGCTAG
- the rplU gene encoding 50S ribosomal protein L21, with protein sequence MFAVVEIAGKQYRVSPGDRIAVERLEAEPGSEITLDSVLLASTDDGVTVGTPVIDGASISAQVIAEEKDSKVLVLKYKRKNRYRHLSGHRHTRTILEIDSINTQSQ encoded by the coding sequence GTGTTCGCAGTCGTCGAAATCGCTGGCAAGCAATATCGGGTCAGCCCCGGAGACCGTATCGCTGTAGAGAGACTGGAAGCAGAACCGGGCAGTGAGATTACCCTGGATTCCGTACTGCTGGCGTCCACAGATGATGGCGTTACCGTCGGCACTCCGGTAATTGACGGCGCCAGCATCAGCGCTCAGGTGATCGCGGAAGAGAAAGATAGCAAAGTGCTTGTCCTCAAGTACAAGCGGAAGAACCGCTACCGCCATCTCTCCGGTCACCGGCATACGCGCACAATTCTGGAAATAGATTCCATTAATACGCAGAGCCAATAA
- a CDS encoding CehA/McbA family metallohydrolase, whose product MTVFQKPGNWYKGNLHTHSTNSDGLYTPEMVCLWYWTTGYDFLSITDHRSLTLFDEPPTRSPVLIPGMELNGDDTRAGGGYHIVGLGLRDMLVQPPDLDAQGAIDAIRADGGLAVLAHPYWLGHVTTDLTHLEGATGLEVFNYGTQLSINKGDSTYLWDGLLDRKRPLFGLAVDDAHWKLPDAGGGWVMAKAESCTSETILDAIGSGDFYSSQGPEIYDFRLEDGVASAKTSPVRTIAFMSERSHGQAIRSPQGDPITSAHYSLRNEHTYLRLECVDFQGRRAWSNPISLEGDA is encoded by the coding sequence ATGACTGTCTTTCAAAAGCCGGGGAACTGGTACAAGGGCAATCTCCACACCCACTCCACGAATTCTGACGGCCTCTATACTCCGGAGATGGTGTGTTTGTGGTACTGGACTACGGGCTACGACTTTCTCTCGATCACCGATCATCGTTCACTCACACTCTTTGATGAACCGCCAACGCGCAGTCCCGTGCTCATCCCGGGTATGGAGCTGAATGGTGACGACACCCGCGCCGGAGGCGGCTACCATATCGTCGGACTTGGTCTGCGCGACATGCTCGTACAACCGCCGGACCTGGATGCGCAGGGTGCAATCGATGCCATTCGCGCGGACGGCGGGCTGGCTGTGCTGGCGCATCCCTACTGGCTGGGTCACGTCACCACCGATCTCACGCACTTGGAAGGTGCTACCGGCCTGGAGGTCTTCAATTACGGGACACAATTGAGTATCAACAAGGGCGACAGCACGTATCTCTGGGACGGACTGCTCGACCGCAAACGGCCGCTCTTTGGCTTGGCCGTAGACGACGCCCACTGGAAGCTACCCGATGCCGGTGGCGGCTGGGTCATGGCGAAAGCGGAATCGTGCACATCGGAGACAATCTTGGATGCGATTGGAAGTGGAGACTTCTACTCCTCCCAAGGGCCGGAGATCTACGATTTTCGCCTCGAAGACGGTGTGGCCTCCGCCAAGACTTCACCGGTCCGCACGATCGCCTTTATGTCCGAACGCTCGCATGGACAAGCAATCAGATCACCACAGGGCGATCCCATCACATCCGCCCACTATTCGCTGCGAAACGAGCATACCTATTTGCGCTTAGAGTGCGTTGACTTTCAAGGGCGCCGGGCGTGGAGCAATCCCATTAGTCTTGAAGGGGACGCGTAG
- a CDS encoding mandelate racemase/muconate lactonizing enzyme family protein has protein sequence MRVTDITHRLYRWPRRKPIRNGMFTYTDVTLSVVEIETDAGLTGLGLGGVNPSLLEQFKPLLIGADPFNVERHWHALWVPKLVGRRGTETRTISSLDIALWDLVGKATGKSVHQLLGGYAERIPVYIAGGYYEEGKGLKELADEMAENLRLGARAVKMKIGGAPIGEDVERVRVVRETVGPDVEVMVDANNAYPAHEAIRIAAQMEKYDIYWFEEPVGADDYAGCARVAQATTIPIATGENEYTRYGFRDLIQHQAASILNADANICGGVTEFRRIAALAASHDLVIAPHGSQDVHIHLVTGIPNGLILEYYRDTVDPMWGKTFKETLMLDDDGMLAPPDRPGFGITLNEDALAEFRVS, from the coding sequence ATGAGAGTTACTGACATCACGCATCGTCTCTACCGTTGGCCCCGCCGGAAGCCAATCCGCAACGGCATGTTCACGTACACCGACGTTACGCTCTCCGTGGTGGAAATTGAGACTGATGCCGGCCTCACCGGTCTTGGATTAGGCGGTGTCAATCCTTCCCTCCTGGAGCAATTCAAGCCCCTGCTCATCGGCGCAGACCCCTTCAACGTGGAACGACACTGGCATGCCCTGTGGGTGCCGAAACTTGTAGGAAGGCGCGGCACAGAGACGCGCACCATCTCAAGCCTGGACATCGCCCTCTGGGACCTGGTCGGCAAAGCAACGGGCAAATCCGTGCACCAACTACTCGGCGGCTATGCGGAACGCATCCCGGTCTACATCGCCGGCGGCTACTACGAGGAAGGCAAGGGCCTCAAAGAGCTGGCGGACGAGATGGCAGAGAACCTGCGTCTGGGCGCGCGGGCGGTAAAGATGAAGATTGGCGGCGCGCCGATTGGTGAAGACGTGGAACGCGTGCGCGTCGTCCGCGAGACGGTGGGGCCGGACGTGGAAGTGATGGTAGACGCGAACAATGCCTATCCTGCTCACGAAGCCATCCGCATAGCAGCGCAGATGGAGAAGTACGACATCTACTGGTTTGAGGAGCCGGTGGGCGCAGACGACTATGCGGGCTGTGCCCGCGTGGCCCAAGCAACGACTATCCCCATTGCTACCGGCGAGAACGAATACACGCGCTACGGATTCCGCGACCTGATTCAGCACCAAGCAGCCAGCATCCTCAATGCCGATGCCAATATCTGCGGCGGGGTTACGGAGTTTCGCCGCATTGCCGCGCTTGCCGCCTCCCATGATCTGGTGATCGCGCCCCATGGATCACAAGACGTGCACATTCACCTCGTTACCGGCATCCCCAATGGGCTGATCCTTGAGTATTATCGCGATACCGTTGACCCCATGTGGGGCAAGACGTTCAAAGAAACGCTCATGTTGGACGATGACGGCATGCTCGCGCCGCCGGATAGACCGGGTTTTGGCATAACGCTCAATGAGGACGCTTTGGCTGAATTCCGCGTGTCGTAG
- a CDS encoding sugar transferase gives MTLNGDLRLIIVPLWLVLDALAIGLAVLCSYYVRFTLGWPPPEEAHSLQMYYRFWLLITVVYMGTMLINGHYRSHQHVPAEEYLLKILPAVALGTVVAVGLTAFFGRTGFEYSRLLIGYAAILSVFFLTFERALVSFARGVLHQRNMGTVRTLIVGHGAGSAIVDVHFQRLQQLGYEVVGILDDDPDDNVLQLSYPLLGEIDLLPIVISQYDVKEVIITLPALNTVELLRILDLCPTENVHIRVHPDLFQFLVTTIQVDEISGLPLLTVKEPRLAVWHRMAKRSLDLVVAAITLIVLSGPLLLVALLIRLDSAGPTFFIQERVGRDGKAFPIIKFRTMVADVAAQEGRDWTVPNDPRRTRLGKFLRRFSVDELPNLINVLIGHMSLVGPRAEQPQYVRQFSAEIPRYMERHREKAGMTGWAQVNGLRGDVPIDQRTQYDLYYIENWSIYFDIRILLRTVIAVFRQPAY, from the coding sequence ATGACACTTAATGGAGATCTGCGCCTCATCATTGTGCCGCTGTGGCTCGTTCTTGACGCATTGGCGATCGGCCTTGCCGTACTTTGTTCCTATTACGTGCGTTTCACGTTAGGTTGGCCGCCACCGGAGGAAGCCCATTCCCTGCAGATGTATTACCGCTTTTGGTTACTCATAACCGTCGTATACATGGGCACGATGCTCATTAATGGGCATTATCGCTCCCATCAACACGTACCGGCGGAAGAATACCTCCTCAAGATTCTGCCTGCCGTTGCGCTGGGGACGGTTGTAGCGGTCGGTTTAACCGCTTTTTTCGGGCGCACAGGATTCGAATACTCCCGGTTGCTCATCGGCTATGCGGCGATTCTGAGCGTCTTTTTCCTCACATTCGAGCGGGCGCTTGTATCCTTCGCTCGCGGCGTGCTTCACCAGCGAAACATGGGGACGGTGCGCACACTCATCGTGGGACACGGGGCTGGCAGCGCAATCGTTGACGTGCACTTCCAGCGCCTTCAGCAACTCGGCTATGAAGTAGTCGGAATCCTGGATGACGACCCCGACGACAACGTCCTTCAACTCAGCTACCCCTTGCTTGGCGAAATCGACCTACTACCGATCGTCATCTCCCAGTATGACGTGAAGGAAGTCATCATTACGTTGCCTGCACTCAATACGGTTGAATTGCTGCGCATTCTTGACCTGTGCCCCACGGAGAACGTACACATACGAGTGCATCCGGATCTCTTTCAGTTCCTGGTCACAACCATCCAAGTAGACGAGATTTCCGGTCTGCCACTTCTTACCGTTAAGGAACCTCGTCTCGCCGTTTGGCACCGCATGGCAAAGCGCTCGTTGGATCTTGTGGTCGCTGCCATCACATTGATCGTTCTCTCGGGACCGCTGCTGCTCGTTGCCCTCTTGATCCGTCTTGACTCGGCAGGCCCCACCTTCTTCATCCAGGAGCGGGTAGGACGAGACGGCAAAGCATTCCCAATCATCAAGTTTCGCACGATGGTGGCAGATGTTGCCGCCCAAGAAGGCCGCGACTGGACCGTGCCCAATGACCCGCGACGCACCCGCTTGGGCAAGTTCCTCAGGCGGTTTTCCGTAGATGAGCTACCCAATCTGATCAATGTTCTCATCGGCCACATGAGCCTGGTCGGACCTCGTGCGGAACAGCCGCAGTATGTTAGGCAATTCAGCGCCGAAATTCCACGCTACATGGAACGGCACCGCGAAAAGGCCGGCATGACCGGTTGGGCGCAAGTCAACGGCCTGCGCGGCGACGTGCCCATCGATCAACGCACGCAGTACGACCTCTATTACATCGAGAACTGGTCGATTTACTTTGATATTCGCATCCTCCTACGTACGGTAATTGCCGTTTTTAGGCAGCCGGCCTATTAG
- a CDS encoding glycosyltransferase family 2 protein translates to MGTAPIELSIIVVTHNVVALLRTCLASVYASDFADQCEVFVVDNGTDESLAMVQDEFPAAQRILGSPHIGFAAGNNLALARARGRYVLLLNPDTELPPSALSQLHAVMEKNPQWGIVGPRLVRADGSLDLACRRSFPTPWNALMKACGLAKRFPKSRVTAGYNLTYLDPNQCYPLDAVVGAFMFIRRDALAEAGLLDDSFFMYGEDLDLCYRIKQAGWQVWYWPAVAVRHLKGESSRQRPGRMTFEFFRSMHLFYAKHQAPQNPTVLNVLVFTAIWTFFFAAMLRVWARRDTHHAPRLSAF, encoded by the coding sequence ATGGGTACGGCTCCTATCGAGCTCTCCATTATCGTTGTCACCCACAACGTCGTGGCGCTGCTGCGCACGTGCCTCGCTTCGGTCTATGCCAGCGACTTTGCGGATCAGTGTGAAGTGTTTGTGGTGGATAACGGCACTGACGAGTCACTTGCAATGGTGCAGGACGAATTTCCGGCAGCGCAACGCATCCTGGGATCGCCGCACATCGGCTTCGCGGCGGGAAACAACCTTGCGCTCGCCCGGGCACGCGGTCGCTACGTTCTCTTGCTCAACCCGGACACAGAACTCCCGCCTTCTGCACTCTCACAATTACACGCCGTCATGGAGAAAAACCCGCAGTGGGGTATTGTTGGGCCGAGACTCGTTCGCGCCGACGGGAGCTTGGATCTGGCCTGCCGACGTTCATTTCCAACACCTTGGAATGCGCTCATGAAAGCTTGCGGTCTCGCGAAACGGTTTCCTAAGTCTCGTGTAACCGCCGGATACAACCTCACGTATCTCGATCCCAATCAGTGCTATCCCTTGGATGCGGTGGTCGGCGCATTTATGTTCATACGCCGCGACGCGCTGGCTGAGGCCGGCCTGCTGGATGACTCGTTCTTCATGTACGGTGAAGACCTTGACCTCTGCTACCGCATAAAGCAAGCTGGATGGCAAGTATGGTATTGGCCGGCGGTTGCAGTGCGCCACCTGAAAGGCGAAAGCAGCCGCCAACGTCCAGGCCGTATGACATTTGAGTTTTTCCGCTCTATGCACTTGTTCTATGCCAAGCACCAAGCGCCCCAAAACCCAACTGTCTTGAATGTCCTCGTATTCACTGCAATCTGGACTTTCTTTTTCGCAGCAATGCTCCGGGTATGGGCGCGACGCGATACCCACCACGCCCCGCGGCTTTCAGCGTTCTAG